Proteins from a genomic interval of Parvivirga hydrogeniphila:
- a CDS encoding YtxH domain-containing protein translates to MSGRRVTYFAIGAAAGLAAGVIIGLMVAPDSGARTRRRLANEAMRAADLARSVADRAERVAALIGTQVDHALGREEEAAWRRVARLRDGVQRYSRTVMAP, encoded by the coding sequence ATGAGCGGCCGGAGAGTAACATATTTTGCTATAGGTGCAGCGGCCGGGCTGGCGGCGGGCGTGATCATCGGGCTGATGGTCGCGCCAGACAGCGGGGCCCGAACCCGCAGGCGTCTCGCCAACGAGGCCATGCGCGCAGCGGACCTCGCTCGTTCGGTCGCCGATCGGGCAGAACGCGTGGCAGCGCTCATCGGGACGCAGGTGGATCACGCCCTCGGTCGCGAAGAAGAGGCGGCGTGGAGGCGGGTGGCTCGGCTGCGCGACGGTGTCCAGCGCTACTCCCGGACCGTGATGGCGCCATGA
- a CDS encoding ParB/RepB/Spo0J family partition protein gives MSKRGLGKGLSALIPGAGQEFTGTEPQEVAIELISPNPSQPRTAIDEQQIDELADSLRKVGLLQPIVVRPHAEGYQIIAGERRWRAARAAGFDKVPVRIIACSETEALALALIENLQREDLNPIEEARGYRQLLTDYQMTQAELADKVSKSRSAVTNALRLLDLPDEVQEMVYDGRLTAGHARAILSVPNEEQRIALAHRIVQGGLSVREAENQARLMAAGQAPREPRPPMPRTFKIIARRLRRMLGSPVRVRQARGKCKIEIEFQDESDLERITSILFAGEEGKKTTP, from the coding sequence GTGTCTAAGAGAGGTCTCGGCAAGGGTCTGTCGGCGCTGATTCCGGGGGCCGGGCAGGAGTTCACGGGTACAGAGCCGCAGGAAGTGGCGATCGAGCTGATAAGCCCGAACCCCAGCCAGCCGCGGACAGCCATCGACGAGCAGCAGATCGACGAACTTGCGGACTCCCTGCGGAAGGTCGGCCTGCTGCAGCCCATCGTCGTGCGTCCGCACGCCGAGGGCTACCAGATCATCGCAGGGGAGCGCAGGTGGCGCGCGGCGCGGGCAGCGGGCTTCGACAAGGTCCCGGTGCGCATCATCGCGTGCTCTGAGACCGAGGCGCTGGCGCTGGCGCTGATCGAGAACCTGCAGCGCGAGGATCTGAATCCCATCGAAGAAGCGAGAGGTTATCGCCAGCTGTTGACCGACTACCAGATGACGCAGGCAGAGCTCGCCGACAAGGTCTCGAAGTCCCGCTCGGCAGTCACCAACGCGCTGCGATTGCTCGACCTTCCTGACGAGGTGCAAGAGATGGTCTACGACGGACGCCTCACGGCAGGCCACGCCCGGGCCATTCTCTCCGTTCCGAACGAAGAGCAGAGGATCGCGCTGGCGCACCGCATCGTTCAAGGAGGGCTCTCTGTCCGCGAGGCCGAGAACCAGGCACGGCTGATGGCGGCCGGCCAGGCCCCTCGCGAGCCACGGCCGCCGATGCCGAGGACGTTCAAGATCATCGCGCGCAGGTTGCGCCGCATGCTGGGATCGCCCGTGCGCGTCAGGCAGGCGAGAGGGAAGTGCAAGATCGAGATAGAGTTCCAAGACGAGAGCGACCTGGAACGCATCACGAGCATCCTGTTCGCGGGCGAGGAAGGGAAGAAGACTACACCATGA
- a CDS encoding ParA family protein — MGADLGTEATGGESRKARVLAVVNQKGGVGKSTTAVNLAAALGDMGRGVLLVDLDPQGNTTSGFGLDKNQRQECVYNALLSGTPVETLIEPVSVENVFVVPATIQLAGAEIELVSAFSRETKLKGVLSPILHDFDFVLIDCPPSLGLLTVNALTAADGVIIPVQCEYYALEGLSKLLESFKLVKTHLNPGLEIFGVVMTMYDSRTKLSQAVLEEVRDFFGDKVFETVIPRSVRVSEAPSFGQPVTVFDPTGRGAEAYRSLAAEVLSRV, encoded by the coding sequence ATGGGAGCAGATCTGGGAACGGAAGCGACGGGCGGGGAGTCTCGCAAGGCTCGCGTGCTGGCGGTGGTGAACCAGAAGGGCGGCGTCGGCAAGAGCACGACCGCGGTCAACCTCGCGGCCGCCCTGGGCGACATGGGCAGGGGGGTCCTACTGGTCGACCTCGATCCGCAGGGAAACACGACTTCCGGCTTCGGGCTGGACAAGAACCAGCGCCAAGAATGCGTGTACAACGCACTTCTGTCAGGAACGCCCGTAGAGACGCTGATCGAGCCGGTATCTGTCGAGAACGTCTTCGTCGTGCCGGCGACCATCCAGCTCGCGGGGGCCGAGATCGAGCTCGTTTCTGCATTCAGCCGGGAGACCAAGCTCAAAGGCGTGCTCTCCCCCATCCTGCACGACTTCGACTTCGTACTCATCGATTGTCCGCCGTCTCTCGGTCTGCTCACGGTGAACGCGCTCACGGCCGCAGATGGTGTGATCATCCCCGTCCAGTGCGAGTACTACGCGCTCGAAGGCCTCAGCAAACTCCTGGAAAGCTTCAAGCTTGTGAAGACGCACCTCAACCCCGGCCTGGAGATCTTCGGTGTCGTGATGACCATGTACGACTCGCGGACGAAGCTCTCGCAAGCCGTCTTAGAGGAGGTGCGGGACTTTTTCGGCGACAAGGTGTTCGAGACGGTGATTCCGCGAAGCGTGCGGGTGTCAGAAGCGCCAAGCTTCGGGCAGCCGGTGACGGTGTTCGATCCCACTGGGCGCGGTGCCGAAGCGTACCGGTCCTTGGCTGCGGAGGTGTTGAGCCGTGTCTAA
- the rsmG gene encoding 16S rRNA (guanine(527)-N(7))-methyltransferase RsmG, with the protein MKHAERWPTTVDAESVRSALDAAGVPVSLEQAEALAHHADLVLAANERMNLTAIKDVQEFVELHIVDSVAAVHEAVGGPEGPMVDIGTGGGYPGIPLAIVTGRPCVLLEATQKKAGFLEEVVETVGLPGVSVVNARAEEYADASLGLFSLAVVRGVGELATVVELAAPLLRVGGWLLAYKGRPTTDELDRGARAAKLCGMAIRSERRYELPSGHQRVAIVYEKIAEPTVRLPRRPGMAAKRPLG; encoded by the coding sequence GTGAAACATGCAGAGCGCTGGCCGACGACGGTGGATGCGGAAAGCGTGCGCTCCGCACTCGACGCGGCCGGCGTTCCCGTTTCTCTCGAACAGGCAGAGGCGCTCGCGCATCACGCCGATCTCGTGCTTGCTGCGAACGAGCGCATGAACCTCACCGCGATCAAAGACGTTCAGGAGTTCGTGGAGCTCCACATTGTCGACTCGGTTGCGGCCGTCCACGAAGCGGTCGGGGGACCTGAGGGCCCGATGGTCGACATCGGCACAGGCGGGGGGTATCCGGGAATACCGCTCGCCATCGTGACGGGACGCCCGTGTGTCTTGCTGGAGGCCACGCAGAAGAAGGCAGGTTTCCTCGAAGAGGTCGTCGAGACGGTCGGACTCCCAGGCGTGAGCGTCGTGAACGCGCGCGCAGAGGAATACGCCGATGCGAGCCTTGGCCTCTTCTCGCTCGCAGTGGTGCGCGGAGTAGGGGAGCTTGCCACGGTGGTGGAGCTCGCGGCTCCGCTGCTGCGCGTCGGAGGCTGGCTGCTCGCGTACAAGGGCCGACCGACGACTGACGAACTCGACCGGGGCGCGCGCGCTGCGAAGCTGTGTGGGATGGCGATCCGCTCGGAACGCCGGTACGAGCTTCCCAGCGGACACCAGCGGGTCGCGATCGTGTACGAGAAGATCGCCGAGCCGACGGTTCGCCTGCCGCGCCGACCAGGAATGGCGGCCAAACGCCCGCTCGGATGA
- the jag gene encoding RNA-binding cell elongation regulator Jag/EloR → MTEREVIQEGPSVAEAIDAALERLGVQQDAVRYEVLDEGAHRVIGHDRPAKVRVWLKDPVPVSESHDAEVPGDVVEDQGDELELSPEDEELDALADTASDVITRVLGFIGMSAEIEEYEGDEGELILDVVGSDDLGVLIGRHGRTLDALHVLVAAIAHRVSEVRHPLMVDVSGYRYRQRMKIEEIAKRAAERVARTGRPVTLRPMSAFERKAVHVALRDDKRVTTASEGDEPARQVVISPR, encoded by the coding sequence GTGACGGAACGAGAAGTGATCCAAGAAGGCCCGTCCGTGGCGGAGGCGATCGATGCCGCGCTTGAGCGTCTCGGGGTCCAGCAAGACGCCGTGCGCTACGAGGTCCTGGACGAAGGCGCTCACCGCGTGATCGGTCACGACCGGCCGGCGAAGGTGCGCGTCTGGCTCAAAGACCCGGTACCTGTGTCGGAATCGCACGATGCGGAGGTTCCTGGCGACGTCGTCGAAGATCAAGGTGACGAACTCGAGCTGTCCCCAGAGGACGAGGAGCTGGACGCTCTGGCCGACACCGCAAGCGACGTCATCACGCGCGTATTGGGATTCATCGGGATGTCCGCCGAGATCGAGGAGTACGAGGGCGACGAGGGTGAGCTCATCCTCGACGTCGTGGGAAGCGACGACCTTGGCGTTCTCATCGGACGGCACGGCCGGACGCTCGATGCGCTCCATGTCTTGGTCGCGGCCATCGCACACCGCGTGAGCGAGGTCCGGCATCCGCTGATGGTGGACGTGTCCGGCTACCGGTACCGCCAGCGCATGAAGATCGAAGAGATCGCGAAGCGGGCGGCCGAGCGCGTAGCTCGCACGGGACGCCCCGTGACCCTTCGGCCCATGTCGGCGTTCGAGCGCAAGGCCGTGCACGTCGCGCTGCGAGACGACAAGCGCGTGACGACGGCGTCCGAAGGCGACGAGCCGGCCCGCCAGGTGGTCATCTCTCCGCGCTAA
- a CDS encoding YidC/Oxa1 family membrane protein insertase, with protein MQALENALFAILNYFYGWVHDYGFAIVLLTVAVRVVLLPLTVKQIRSMHELQRIQPKLKALQEKYKNDKEKLQAETLKFYEEHKVNPFGGCLPTLLQFPILIALYRTLGGTPEKPGLFLKHIASMGPAQAEAAKRFWVILPDLTSTPKTVFGEAGLVGALPYILLVVLFGLSVYLPQVTQSKDRQQRMIGLYMAVMMLFFGWSVPAGVLVYWVTSSVLQLVQQYALTRAYSEKEVEK; from the coding sequence GTGCAGGCCTTAGAGAACGCGCTCTTCGCAATCCTCAACTACTTCTACGGGTGGGTGCACGACTACGGGTTCGCCATCGTGTTGCTCACCGTGGCGGTGCGCGTCGTGCTCCTGCCGCTCACGGTCAAGCAGATACGGTCGATGCACGAGCTGCAGAGGATCCAACCGAAGCTGAAGGCGCTGCAGGAGAAGTACAAGAACGACAAGGAGAAGCTGCAGGCCGAGACGCTCAAGTTCTACGAGGAGCACAAGGTCAATCCATTTGGCGGATGCCTGCCTACGCTCCTGCAGTTCCCCATCTTGATCGCGCTGTACCGAACCCTCGGCGGTACACCGGAGAAACCGGGCCTCTTCTTGAAGCACATCGCCTCCATGGGGCCCGCGCAGGCGGAGGCCGCGAAGCGCTTCTGGGTGATCCTGCCCGACCTTACATCGACGCCGAAAACCGTCTTCGGTGAAGCCGGCTTGGTCGGTGCACTCCCCTACATCTTGCTCGTCGTGCTCTTCGGACTCAGCGTGTATCTGCCGCAGGTGACGCAGTCGAAGGACCGTCAGCAGCGGATGATCGGGCTGTACATGGCGGTCATGATGCTGTTCTTCGGGTGGAGCGTGCCCGCCGGCGTCCTCGTCTACTGGGTGACGTCGAGCGTTCTTCAACTCGTCCAGCAGTATGCACTGACGCGTGCGTATTCCGAGAAAGAGGTCGAGAAGTGA
- the yidD gene encoding membrane protein insertion efficiency factor YidD, with the protein MRSPGAQLAIWVVRAYQRVVSPALPSSCRYYPTCSQYAVEALERYGLVKGSWLSLKRIARCHPFHPGGFDPVP; encoded by the coding sequence ATGAGGTCGCCGGGCGCACAGCTCGCCATCTGGGTCGTCCGGGCGTATCAGAGGGTCGTCTCCCCTGCCCTACCGTCTTCGTGCAGGTACTATCCGACGTGCTCCCAGTATGCAGTGGAGGCGCTCGAGCGGTATGGGCTCGTCAAGGGCTCGTGGCTCTCGCTGAAGCGGATAGCACGGTGCCACCCATTCCACCCAGGCGGGTTCGATCCAGTGCCATGA
- a CDS encoding ribonuclease P protein component, with product MRGTLTKKADIERLFDEGRAARTHFLTVIVRECGGESARDGRLMIVAGRSIGNAVRRNRAKRVLREAVRRAGGPWPGHHVAVIARPSALSASPADLDEALSSALDRAGVKR from the coding sequence ATGCGGGGCACGCTGACCAAGAAGGCGGATATCGAACGGCTGTTCGATGAAGGCAGGGCCGCGAGAACCCATTTTCTGACAGTAATTGTGCGCGAGTGCGGCGGCGAGTCCGCCCGAGACGGGCGCCTCATGATCGTGGCAGGCCGAAGTATAGGGAACGCGGTGCGTCGCAACCGGGCGAAGCGCGTCTTGCGAGAGGCGGTGCGCCGCGCCGGCGGTCCGTGGCCAGGACACCACGTGGCTGTGATCGCCCGACCCAGCGCGCTCTCTGCCAGCCCAGCGGACCTGGATGAGGCCCTCAGCAGCGCGCTCGACCGAGCGGGTGTGAAGCGATGA
- the rpmH gene encoding 50S ribosomal protein L34 translates to MKRTYQPNNRKRAKTHGFRARMSTKGGRAVLAARRRKGRKVLAPSAA, encoded by the coding sequence GTGAAGCGGACATACCAGCCGAACAATCGCAAGAGGGCGAAGACCCACGGGTTCAGGGCGCGCATGTCCACCAAGGGCGGGCGTGCCGTTCTCGCGGCGCGACGTCGGAAGGGCCGGAAGGTCCTCGCTCCGAGCGCGGCCTGA
- a CDS encoding ATP-binding protein, whose product MRQFYAATETASGGAVVDYPSSAQTAADAHDDLGALRARIAVYDSPAAPPRVEDVVAQGARAFIDTLSSTVYELAHQAGGSIPFVVIREIAENLIHADFREAVVTITDGGNTIRFSDQGPGIRDKDRAVLPGFSTASASMKSIIRGVGSGLPVARECLSFSGGSLSLEDNLGHGTVVTLTVSGDHGHASAREEPYASSFPRLSTRQKQILSLTLELGSIGPSSVSRELGIALSTAYRDLEALERLSLLASDDTGKRSLTPLGERVLVRLLDGGAGL is encoded by the coding sequence ATGAGGCAGTTCTACGCGGCCACTGAGACCGCCTCTGGCGGTGCCGTTGTGGACTACCCTTCGTCCGCCCAGACAGCTGCGGACGCCCACGACGACCTCGGCGCACTTCGCGCCCGGATCGCGGTCTACGACTCCCCGGCCGCTCCTCCCCGCGTGGAAGACGTCGTCGCTCAGGGGGCGCGCGCCTTCATCGACACGCTTTCGTCTACCGTGTACGAGCTCGCTCACCAAGCAGGCGGGTCGATCCCGTTCGTCGTGATTCGCGAGATCGCCGAGAACCTGATTCACGCCGATTTCCGGGAGGCCGTCGTCACCATCACCGATGGCGGCAACACCATCCGCTTCTCCGATCAGGGCCCCGGCATCCGCGACAAGGACCGCGCGGTTCTTCCAGGCTTCTCCACGGCGTCTGCCAGCATGAAGTCGATCATCCGCGGGGTCGGCTCTGGTCTTCCGGTCGCCCGGGAATGCCTGTCATTCAGCGGCGGTTCGCTGTCGTTGGAAGACAACCTCGGGCACGGAACCGTCGTGACGCTTACGGTCTCCGGCGACCACGGGCACGCGTCTGCGCGTGAAGAACCGTATGCCTCGTCGTTTCCACGGCTCTCGACCCGGCAGAAGCAGATCTTGTCGCTCACGCTCGAACTCGGCTCGATCGGCCCATCGTCTGTTTCCCGCGAGCTTGGCATCGCCTTGTCCACGGCGTACCGCGACCTTGAGGCGCTCGAGCGGCTCTCGTTGCTCGCGAGCGACGACACCGGTAAGCGCTCCTTGACACCTCTCGGAGAACGGGTGCTGGTCCGGCTGCTGGACGGAGGGGCAGGGCTGTGA
- the dnaA gene encoding chromosomal replication initiator protein DnaA: MVAGTAALWTDALEIVRSELNTPTFKTWFEHTAPLRLDEDVFVVGVPNEFARDWLDSRYSGLLAAALSQVAGRPLRVSFEVSDSPAVVVERAVVEQQAAEPDRPDGRRSRHTDEVEFNPKYTFDSFVVGSSNEFAYHAALAVAETPGGAYNPLYIYGGVGLGKTHLLQAIGHYVSASFPHKRVKYVSSEQFTNDFINSIGDRDKSRIDGFRRQYRTNDVLLVDDIQFIAGKEQTQEEFFHTFNALQQAGKQIVLSSDKPPKDIGNIEDRLRSRFEMGLITDIQPPELETRIAILRRKVEAERLLVPDEVLSFIAERIASNIRELEGALIRIVAFSSLTRAPIDLDLASAVLKDIFPERSARPISIATIQQEVCKFYGISKADLTGSKRSQAYVYPRQIAMYLARELTDFSLPRIGQEFGGRDHTTVIHATAKIRKLMNEQREVYNQVQTLTNQIKKRS, translated from the coding sequence ATGGTCGCTGGCACCGCCGCTCTGTGGACAGACGCGCTCGAGATCGTGCGCTCAGAGCTCAACACACCCACATTCAAGACGTGGTTCGAGCACACGGCGCCGCTCCGCCTCGATGAGGACGTGTTCGTCGTGGGCGTTCCGAACGAGTTCGCTCGCGACTGGCTGGATTCTCGCTACTCCGGGCTGCTCGCTGCCGCACTGAGCCAGGTCGCCGGCCGGCCGCTTCGGGTCTCTTTCGAGGTCTCGGACAGCCCCGCCGTCGTGGTGGAGCGCGCGGTCGTCGAGCAGCAGGCCGCGGAACCGGATCGCCCGGATGGGCGCCGCTCCCGGCACACAGACGAGGTCGAGTTCAACCCGAAGTACACCTTCGATTCGTTCGTCGTCGGTTCGTCGAACGAATTCGCCTACCACGCAGCGCTCGCAGTCGCGGAGACGCCGGGCGGCGCGTACAACCCCTTGTATATCTATGGCGGGGTCGGCCTTGGCAAGACGCACTTGCTTCAAGCCATCGGCCACTACGTCTCAGCGAGCTTTCCCCACAAACGTGTCAAGTACGTGTCAAGCGAGCAGTTCACGAACGACTTCATCAATTCCATCGGTGATCGCGACAAGAGCCGCATCGACGGTTTCCGGCGACAGTACCGCACCAACGACGTGCTGCTCGTTGACGACATCCAGTTCATCGCGGGCAAGGAGCAGACCCAAGAAGAGTTCTTCCATACCTTCAACGCGTTGCAGCAGGCAGGAAAACAGATCGTCTTGTCCTCAGATAAGCCCCCGAAGGACATCGGCAACATCGAAGACCGGCTGCGCAGCAGGTTCGAGATGGGCCTTATCACGGATATCCAGCCGCCTGAGCTCGAGACGCGTATCGCCATCCTGCGGCGCAAGGTGGAAGCCGAGCGCCTGCTCGTGCCCGACGAGGTCCTTTCATTCATCGCAGAGCGCATCGCGAGCAACATCCGCGAGCTCGAGGGTGCACTCATCAGAATCGTGGCCTTCAGCTCGCTTACGCGCGCGCCGATCGATCTCGACCTTGCTTCGGCGGTCTTGAAAGACATCTTCCCTGAGCGCTCCGCTCGACCGATCTCCATCGCGACGATCCAGCAGGAGGTCTGCAAGTTCTACGGGATTTCGAAGGCCGATCTCACAGGAAGCAAGCGCTCGCAGGCCTACGTGTACCCTCGTCAGATCGCCATGTACCTTGCGCGCGAGCTCACTGACTTCTCGCTTCCTCGCATCGGACAGGAGTTCGGTGGGCGTGACCACACCACCGTCATCCACGCCACTGCGAAGATCCGCAAACTCATGAACGAGCAGCGCGAAGTCTACAATCAAGTGCAGACGCTCACGAACCAGATCAAGAAACGGAGTTGA
- the dnaN gene encoding DNA polymerase III subunit beta: MKVSLARTELADALFIINRGLSSRTTLPILSGVLLTAKGDDLVLNSTDLDVSVKTGVKARVDEAGSTVVPGRLFGDIIRSLPEGAVSVETEGTSVRVVSGTSSFTLKTLSPDEFPRFPEVDSENEVTLEVGLFTTMVQKVARAVSKDETRPVLTGALVEVSDGNVTMVSTDSYRLCLAEASGQNESRQFSAVIPGRALDDVSKLVAGSEGVTIASAQNQIVFVFGGTTFVTRRIEGVFPNYKQLLPSEYETRVTVNKEEMLSAVRRVSLMAQHSAPVRVTVSPEERTLVLSAQTHDVGDATEVVEADVEGQPVEMAFNHAYLTDGITGADSEKITLDIVSPMKPGVIRAGEDISYTYLLMPVRLG, encoded by the coding sequence ATGAAGGTCTCGCTCGCCCGAACCGAACTGGCAGACGCGCTTTTCATCATCAACCGTGGTCTCTCTTCTCGAACCACGCTCCCGATCCTCTCGGGTGTGCTGCTCACAGCCAAGGGCGACGATCTCGTGTTGAACTCGACAGACCTCGACGTGTCGGTGAAGACCGGAGTCAAAGCACGAGTCGATGAAGCCGGCAGCACCGTCGTACCGGGGAGGTTGTTCGGGGACATCATCAGGAGCCTTCCTGAAGGCGCGGTGAGCGTCGAGACTGAAGGAACGAGCGTACGTGTCGTGTCTGGCACGAGCTCGTTCACGCTGAAGACGCTCTCACCGGACGAGTTCCCGCGCTTCCCAGAGGTCGATTCCGAGAACGAAGTGACGCTCGAGGTCGGGCTGTTCACGACGATGGTGCAGAAGGTGGCCCGAGCGGTGAGCAAGGACGAGACGCGACCTGTGTTGACAGGAGCCCTCGTCGAAGTGAGCGACGGGAACGTGACCATGGTCTCGACCGACTCGTACCGGTTGTGTCTAGCAGAAGCGAGCGGACAGAACGAGTCACGGCAGTTCAGCGCAGTCATCCCAGGTCGAGCACTCGACGACGTGTCGAAACTGGTCGCCGGATCCGAGGGCGTCACGATCGCCTCAGCACAGAATCAGATCGTGTTCGTGTTCGGAGGGACGACGTTCGTCACACGGAGGATAGAAGGCGTCTTCCCGAACTACAAACAGCTTCTGCCCTCCGAGTACGAGACGCGCGTCACTGTGAACAAAGAAGAGATGCTCTCCGCCGTGCGCCGTGTGTCTCTCATGGCGCAGCACAGTGCACCTGTGAGAGTGACGGTGTCTCCAGAGGAGCGGACGCTCGTGCTCTCGGCACAGACGCACGACGTCGGCGATGCGACCGAGGTCGTCGAGGCCGACGTCGAGGGCCAGCCAGTCGAGATGGCCTTCAACCACGCGTACCTTACGGACGGCATCACCGGCGCCGATTCGGAGAAGATCACGCTCGACATCGTGAGCCCCATGAAACCCGGCGTGATCCGCGCAGGGGAGGACATCTCCTACACCTACCTGCTCATGCCTGTTCGACTCGGGTGA
- the recF gene encoding DNA replication/repair protein RecF (All proteins in this family for which functions are known are DNA-binding proteins that assist the filamentation of RecA onto DNA for the initiation of recombination or recombinational repair.): MPLHIGRITLEHFRNHRFFDSGTLARTAVFIGPNGSGKTNVLEAIDLVISGRSFRQARLEDVVEWGEASAQVRLFGTRDGAQTEVEERIAFDGDRRLLIDGIEKKRRSEALRGTHTVVFRPDDLDLVKGSADVRRDAIDALGGRLSDAYAHTRREYLKVVRHRNALLREWKATKTDLAVWTQQAVMLGARLLVHRRRLVARLFDHVAAQHENLSEAAVLSVEYHDRCGLGITDPHVEVSLDEAKAALAAEFVNRESDERERATTVVGPHRDDLVLLLDGREARRFASQGQQRSIALAWRIGEMRTIADVSGAEPILLLDDVMSELDERRRAALQACIGEAVQTMITTTDRSHVPETGEAVSVVDLGRSDG; encoded by the coding sequence GTGCCGCTGCACATTGGCCGCATCACGCTCGAGCACTTCCGGAACCACCGGTTCTTCGATTCCGGGACGCTTGCACGCACGGCGGTCTTCATCGGGCCGAACGGCTCAGGGAAGACGAACGTGCTCGAGGCTATCGACCTTGTGATAAGCGGGAGGTCCTTCCGGCAAGCGCGCCTCGAAGACGTCGTCGAATGGGGGGAAGCCAGCGCGCAGGTGCGCCTGTTCGGAACGCGCGACGGTGCACAGACCGAGGTCGAAGAGAGGATCGCGTTCGACGGCGACAGACGCCTTCTCATCGACGGGATCGAGAAGAAGCGCAGAAGCGAGGCCTTGCGAGGCACGCACACGGTCGTGTTCCGCCCAGACGACCTCGATCTCGTGAAGGGCTCCGCAGACGTACGGCGCGACGCGATCGACGCGCTCGGAGGCCGCCTGTCGGACGCGTACGCGCACACGCGGCGGGAGTACCTGAAGGTCGTCCGTCACAGGAATGCGCTGCTTCGGGAGTGGAAGGCCACCAAGACCGACCTCGCGGTGTGGACGCAGCAGGCCGTCATGCTCGGCGCTCGCCTGCTCGTGCACCGGCGGAGGCTCGTCGCGCGGCTGTTCGATCACGTGGCGGCACAGCACGAGAACTTGAGTGAGGCTGCTGTGCTGTCAGTCGAGTACCACGACCGGTGCGGTCTTGGGATCACAGACCCGCACGTCGAGGTTTCTCTCGACGAGGCGAAGGCCGCGCTCGCGGCCGAGTTCGTGAACCGCGAGAGCGACGAGCGAGAGAGGGCGACGACCGTCGTCGGGCCTCACAGAGACGACCTCGTGCTCTTGCTCGACGGGCGAGAGGCCAGGCGGTTCGCGTCACAAGGCCAGCAACGGAGCATCGCGCTCGCGTGGAGGATCGGCGAGATGCGGACGATCGCTGACGTGTCAGGGGCGGAGCCTATCCTTCTGCTCGACGACGTGATGTCCGAGCTCGACGAGCGAAGGCGAGCAGCGCTGCAGGCGTGCATCGGTGAAGCGGTGCAGACGATGATCACGACGACAGACAGGTCGCACGTCCCGGAAACAGGAGAAGCGGTCAGCGTGGTCGACCTGGGAAGAAGCGATGGCTAG
- a CDS encoding DUF721 domain-containing protein, giving the protein MARKKRIGSVARIGELAEEVLRRSDRSGGFAGARVCAAWESVAGPAVAAHSRAVRVTEGELLVAVDSPAWANELALMSGSYLTELHRRVGKDSVRAIRFTVSRSARSRTSTKPERRHRQPVALPSDEEVRAALTEVPESISDPALKEAIARALAALRKAGSLNGADTARDQR; this is encoded by the coding sequence ATGGCTAGGAAGAAGCGCATCGGGTCGGTGGCGCGCATCGGAGAGCTCGCCGAGGAGGTGTTGCGGCGCAGCGACCGGAGCGGCGGCTTCGCTGGCGCACGGGTCTGCGCTGCCTGGGAAAGTGTGGCGGGGCCTGCCGTGGCCGCCCATTCCCGGGCCGTCCGGGTGACAGAAGGCGAGCTCCTCGTCGCTGTAGACTCCCCGGCGTGGGCGAACGAGCTGGCGCTGATGAGCGGCTCGTATCTTACCGAGCTACACCGGCGGGTCGGCAAGGATTCAGTAAGGGCGATCCGCTTCACTGTCTCTCGAAGCGCGCGGTCCCGCACCAGCACGAAACCAGAGCGGCGGCACCGGCAGCCTGTGGCCCTGCCGTCGGACGAGGAGGTCCGGGCAGCGCTGACGGAGGTGCCTGAGAGCATCTCGGATCCGGCGCTCAAAGAGGCGATCGCGCGAGCCTTGGCCGCGCTCCGCAAGGCGGGGTCTTTGAACGGTGCCGACACGGCCCGCGACCAGCGGTGA